The Streptomyces sp. NBC_00335 DNA window CCCCCGGTGTCGCATGGTCGCCGCCTGCGGAAATGGTCGCGCACCGGTGCGGGCGCCGCCATGCGCGACCCGCGGAAACGCGCCATTGGGGTGACGTCCCCGACGGGGGGCGACGGGCGGATCGGTATGCGGGGCGGTGTGCGGCCGGGCGCGTCGTCCGAGCGCCGTCGGCGTGCCGTCAGCGCGGCGTCAGCGTGCCCGCGAGGGCCAGGTCGAGGGCCTGGAGGAGGCGGCCCGTCGTCGCGCGGTCGCGGACCGCCAGCCGCAGCCAGGAGCGGTCCAGCCCCGGGAAGGTGTCGCCGCGGCGCACGGCGAAGCCCAGCGCGCGCAGCCGGGTGCGGATTTCCGCCGCGCCCTCGACCCGGATCAGCACGAACGGCCCGGCCGCCGTGCCCGCCACCGAGATCTCCTCGAACTCCGCGAGTCCCGCGAGCAGGTGCTCCCGGTCCACCGCGATCTGCCGGGCCGCGGCCTCCGCCTCGGCCAGCGCCGCGGGGGAGACGCACGCCTCGGCCGCCACCAGCGCCGGCGTGGACACCGGCCACAGCGGCTGTGCCGCCGCCAGCTTGGCGATCACCCCGGGCTCCGCCAGTACGTAGCCGATGCGCAGCCCGGCCAGGCCCCAGGTCTTGGTCAGGCTCCGCAGCACCACCAGGCCCGGTACGTCCGTCCGTCCGGCCAGCGCCTCGCGTTCGCCGGGGACCGCGTCCATGAAGGCCTCGTCGACCACCAGGATCCGCCCGGGCCGGGCCAGCGCGGCCAGGGTCGCCGCGGGGTGCAGCACCGAGGTCGGGTTGGTCGGGTTTCCGACCACCACGAGGTCGGCGTCCTCCGGCACCGCCGCGGGGTCCAGCCGGAAACCGTCCGCGGCCCGCAGCACCACCCGTTCCACCCGGTGGCCCGCGTCGCGCAGGGCCGCCTCCGGCTCGGTGAACTGCGGATGCACCACCACCGGCCGTACGGCGCCCAGCGCCCGCGCGATCAGTACGAACGCCTCCGCGGCGCCCGCGGTCAGCAGCACCCGCTCGACCGGCAGCCCGTGGCGCAGGGCCACGGCCGCGCGGGCGGCGCGGCCGTCGGGGTACGCGGACAGGGTGTCGAGCGAAGCCGCGATCCGGTCCTTCAGCCACTGCGGCGGGGTGTGGGACCGTACGTTCACCGCAAGGTCGACCAGCCCCGCGCCCCCGTCCGAGACCTCCGCGTCCCCGTGGTGGCGCAGGTCGTGCGTGTGGGCCGTGGCGACGGCGCAGGTGGCCGCCACCGACCGCCGCTTGGGTACGAGGAGTTCCCCGCCCCCGGCGAGCGCTGCGGCCTCCGCCACGGACGCGGTGCCGGCGGCCTCGCGGGCGGCGTCCGAGGGGTGCGGTACCGGGATCGCGGCCAGCCGCTCGGCGGGGTAGCTCAGCAGGGGCACGCCGAAACGTTCCGCCGCACCCGCGATCCCCGCCTCCAGCACCTTCCCCTCCACGGTGGCCAGGGCCGTCACCGACTCCGACGCCAGCCCGGCGCCGCGCAGGGTCTCCTCCACCAGCGCGCAGACCTCCGCCACGGACACGCCCGCGCGGCCACCGACTCCGACGACCAGTTGCGTCGCGTACTCGCCCAACAGGTTCACCCGTTCTCCGTCGTGGTGTTCATGGTGCTGCTCGTGCCCGCGTTCGCGTTCGCGCCCGCGCCCGCGCCCGTGCTCGTGCCCGTGTTCGTGCATGGTGCCCTACGCGCCTTCGGCGACTCCGTGCTCGCGGGCTCCGTGCGCGGGGACTTCGGGTGTGGGGACTTCGGGTGCGGTCGGCCCGTCAACCCGCCGTGGTCCGCCACCCGGGCGCGGAAGTGCGCGGGCGGCGCGGAGTCGGTATGCAGGGGCACATGGCCGTGATCGTGGCGTTGGGTGCGTTCCTGATGACCCTGGCAGGCGGATGGACGGCGCAGCGCGTCACCGACCGCCGCCACCTCGTGCTGGGCCTGGCCGGCGGGCTGATGCTCGGCGTCGTGGGCCTCGACCTGCTCCCGGAGGCCATGCACGCGGCCGGCGACGAAGTGTTCGGCGTCCCGCTCGCCCTGCTGCTGTTCGTCGGCGGGTTCCTCGCCGCGCACTGCGTGGAACGGGTCCTGGCCGTCCGTCAGGCCTCCCACGGGGGCACGAACGGCGACGGGCCCGGGGACTCCGGGCAGAGGGTCCCCGAGGTCGGCCTGGCGGCGGCGGCCGCCATGGTCGGCCACAGCCTCGCCGACGGGGTGGCCCTCGGCGCCGCGTTCCAGGTCGGCGGGGGGATGGGCGTGGCCGTGGCGCTGGCCGTCATCACCCATGACTTCGCCGACGGGTTCAACACGTACACCCTCACCCGGCTGTACGGGAACGACCGCCGCAAGGCCCTGCTCATGCTCCTCGCGGACGCGGCGGCCCCCGTCGTGGGCGCCGCGTCCACTGTGCTGTTCACCCTTCCGGAGGAACCGCTCGGGGCCTACCTCGGCTTCTTCGGCGGCGTCCTGCTGTACCTGGCCGCCGCCGAGATCCTGCCCGAGGCCCACCACAAGCACCCCGCACTGTCCACCCTGATGTGCACCGTGGGCGGGGTGGCGGGGATCTGGCTGGTCGTGGGCCTGGCGGAGTGACGGGGCCGGGCGTCTGAGGTTCACCGATGCGCTGCCGCGGCCTCGGCGAAGCGCAGGGCCACGGAGGGCTCCGCCGCCCAGTGCGTGTGCAGGTAGCTGGCGTGCACACCGCCCGCCACGAAGCCCTCGACCCGGCGTTCCGGATGCGTGAAGCCCCACGCCGGTGCACTGCCGGCGCCCGGCTCGATCACCGTGCGGTGGAACTCGTGCCCGCGCAGCCGGGTCCCGGCCGGGGCCAGCACGCTGTCGGAGACGGCGACCGCCTCGCGGTAGCCGAGCGTGAGCCGCTCAGACATCCGCGCGTCGGCGTCGAGCACCCCGCACATGGGCTTCCCGTCCAGCGAACGGGCCAGGTACAGCAGCCCCGCGCACTCCGCGGCCAGCGGGCCGCCGGCCGCGGCGAACGCGGCGACGGCCTTGCGGAGCGGCTCGTTCGCGGACAGCTCCGGGGCGTACACCTCGGGGAACCCGCCGCCTATCACCAGGCCGGTGGTGCGGGGCGGGAGCGCTTCGTCCCGCAGCGGGTCGAAGGTGACGACTTCCGCGCCCGCTGCGCGCAGCAGCTCCGAGTGCTCGGCGTACGAGAACGTGAAGGCCGCCCCGCCCGCGACGGCGATGACGGGTGCGGCGCCGCCGCCGGGGCTCCGCCCCGGACCCCGCGCCTCAAACGCCGGCGAGGCTGGATTTTGCCGCTGCGCGGCATTTTCCAGCCCGTCCGGTGTTTGAGGACCGGGCCCGGGCAGAGCCCGGTTTCGGGAAGGGGCGGGGTGGGGGAGAAGAGCCTGTTCCGGAGCCCAGGCTTCGCAAGTCAGGGCCGGGGCCGTTCTGGCCAGGGCCATCAGGGCCTCCAGGTCACAGCCTGCCCGGACCTGGTCCGCCAGGGCAGCCACCGACGAGACCGCGTCAGCGCGCCGCTCGGCGACCGGCACCAGCCCCAGGTGCCGCGAGGGCGCGGCCACCTGCGGAGCCCGCCGCAGGACGCCGAGCACCGGCATCCCCGCTTCCTCCAGCGCCTCCCGCAGCATCACCTCGTGCCGGTCGGAGCCGACCTTGTTCAGGATCACGCCGCCGAGGCGCACCTGCGGGTCGAAGGAGGCGAAGCCGTGCACCAGGGCCGCCACCGACCGCGACTGCGAGGACGCGTCGACGACCAGCACCACCGGCGCCCGGAGCAGCTTCGCGACCTGCGCCGTCGACGCCAGTTCGCCCCGCCCCGCGGCCCCGTCGTAGAGCCCCATCACGCCTTCGATGACGGCGAGATCGCAGCCGTCCGCCCCGTGCGCGAACAGCGGGGCCACCAGGTCCGGCCCGCACATGAAGGCGTCCAGGTTGCGCCCGGGCCGGCCCGTGGCCAGCGCGTGGTAGCCCGGGTCGATGTAGTCGGGCCCGGCCTTGTGCGGGGACACGGCGAGGCCGCGCTCCGAGAAGGCCGCCATCAGGCCCGTCGCGACGGTGGTCTTGCCGCTGCCGGAGGAGGGCGCGGCGATGACCAGTCTCGGTACGTTGAACGAGGTCACCACTCGATGCCCTTCTGGCCCTTCTGGCCGGCGTCCATCGGGTGCTTGACCTTGGTCATCTCGGTGACGAGGTCCGCGAACTCCACCAGCTTCTCGGGTGCGTTGCGCCCGGTGATCACCACGTGCTGGGTGCCGGGACGATTCCGCAGCACCTCGACGACCTCGTCGACGTCGATCCAGCCCCAGTGCATCGGGTACGCGAACTCGTCCAGCACGTACAGCTTGTGCGTCTCGGCGGCCAGATCGCGCTTGACCTGCTCCCAGCCCTCCTTGGCAGCCTGCTCGTTGTCGAGCTGGGCGTCGCGCTGGACCCAGGACCAGCCCTCGCCCATCTTGTGCCAGACGACGGAGCCGCCCTCGCCGGAGGCACCGAGCACCTTCAGCGCGTTCTCCTCGCCGACCTTCCACTTCGCCGACTTGACGAACTGGAACACCCCGATCGGCCAGCCCTGGTTCCAGGCGCGCAGCGCCAGACCGAAGGCGGCCGTCGACTTGCCCTTGCCCGGCCCGGTGTGGACGAAGACGAGCGGGCGGTTGCGGCGCTGACGCGTCGTGAGTCCGTCGTCGGGAACGACGGACGGCTGTCCCTGCGGCATTACGCGGCCCTCCTGAGGGTCGGGGATGGGGTACGTACGTTTTTCACGAGCCCGGCCAGCGAATCGGCCCGCAGCCCGTCGAGGGTGACGACCGGGCCGCCCAGATCGGCGGCCAGTGCTCCGGCCAGCCCGAGCCGGACCGGACCCGACTCGCAGTCCACGACCACGGAGGCGAGCCCGCCGGCCGCCAGCAGCCGGGCGCTGCGCGCCGAGAGCTCGCGGGGATCGCCGCCCACCGAGCCGGCCGAGGTGGCCCGCCCGTCGGTGACGACCACGAGCAGCGGGCGCCGGCTCGGGTCCCGCAGCCGCTCGATGCGCAGCACTTCGTGGGCCTTGAGCAGCCCGGTGCCGAGCGGGGTGCGACCGCCGGTCGGCAGGTTCTCCAGCCGGGCCGCCGCGGCGTCGACGGAGGAGGTGGGCGGCAGGGCCAGTTCGGCCGAGGAGCCCCGGAAGGTGATCAGGCCGACCTTGTCCCGGCGCTGGTAGGCGTCGAGCAGCAGGGACAGCACCGCTCCTTTGACCGCGCTCATGCGCTGCCGGGCGGCCATGGAGCCGGAGGCGTCGACGAGGAACAGGACGAGGTTGCCCTCGCGGCCCTCGCGGGTCGCCTGCCGCAGATCGTCCTTGCGGACGATCAGCCCGCGCCCGGTGCGCCCGCGGGCCTTCTGGTGCGGGGCGGCGGCGTGGACGGTGGCCGCCAGGTGCAGTTTGGTCAACTGGCCGCGGGGGCGCTGGGCGCCGGTGGTGCGGCCGTGCGCGGTGCGGGCGCGCGAACGCCGGCCGGAGGCGCCTTCGCCGAGCCCCGGGACGCTGAGCATCTTGGTGCGGAACGGCTCGGCGGCCCGTACGGGTGCCTGCTCGGCCGGACCCGCCGCCTCGGTCTCCTGGGCGGAGGGCTGGGTCTCGGGCCGCTGCTCGGGCTCCGCCGGGGCCTCGGGCTCGGCCTCGGTCTCGGGCGCGTCCGGTCCGGAGCCCTGCGGGGGTACGCCGCCCCCGCCGTCGGGGCCGCCGCCGTCCGGGCCGTCGTCCTGCGGACCCTCGCCCGGCCCCTCCGGCTCGGGCTCCGGCTCGGGGTCCGGCTCCTCGTCGGGGAACCCGTCCAGGATCCGGTCCAGCATCTCCTCGTCGAGACCGGGCGCGTCGAAGGGGTTGCGGCGGCGCCGGTGGGGGAGCGCCAGCAGGGCGGCCTGCCGCACGTCCTCCTTGCGCACCTCGGTCCGGCCGGCCCAGGCGGCGAGCGCGGTCGAGGTGCGGGCCATCACGATGTCGGCGCGCATGCCGTCGACCTCGAAACCGGCGCAGGTCGCGGCGATCTGCAGCAGCGAGGTGTCACCGAGGCGCACCTTCGGGAGCAGGGCCCGCGCGGCCACCACCCGGGCGCGCACCTCCTGCTCGTCCCCGGACCAGCGGCCCGCGAACCCCGCGGGGTCGTCCTCGTAGGCGAGCCGGCGACGCACCACCTCGACCCGCTGGAGGGGCTCCCGGGAGGCGGCGACCTCGACGGTCAGCCCGAACCGGTCGAGCAGCTGCGGGCGGAGCTCGCCCTCCTCGGGGTTCATCGTGCCGACGAGGAGGAAACGGGCGGCGTGCCGTACGGAGACGCCCTCGCGCTCGACATACGAGGCGCCCATCGCGGCGGCGTCGAGGAGCAGGTCGATGAGGTGGTCGTGGAGCAGGTTGACCTCGTCGACGTACAGGATCCCGCGGTGCGCGTCGGCCAGCAGGCCGGGCTCGAAGGCCTTCACGCCTTCGGAGAGGGCGCGTTCGATGTCGAGGGCGCCGACGAGCCGGTCCTCGGAGGCACCGACGGGCAGCTCCACCATGCGGGCGGGCCGCGCGGCGGCCGGTCCCGGCTCGTGGGGGCCGTCGGGGCAGGCGGGGTCCGCGGCGGTGGGGGCGCAGCTGAACCGGCAGCCCGGGACCACGTCCACCTGGGGCAGCAGGGTGGACAGGGCGCGGACGGCGGTGGACTTGGCGGTCCCCTTCTCGCCGCGCACGAGAACACCGCCGACCGCGGGGCTCACGGCGTTGAGCAGCAGCGCGAGGCGCAGGTCGGTCTGGCCGACCAGTGCGGTGAACGGGTAGGGCGTGCTCATGCGGTGGCCCCTTCTTGGGCGTGTGTACGGATACGCGTGCGCGGGCGGGCGTGGACGGCGCGGCCGGGCTGCGGGTGCGCCGCTGCGCGGGGCGGAGTTCCCCTGCCCGCCCTTCGCCCGTTCCCCGGAGCTCCGCCCCGGACCCCGTGCGTGCGCTGCGCGCCCGCGCCCTCGAACGCCGGGCGGGCTGGTTCTTCGAGCCTCGCCGGCGTTTGGGGCGCGGGGTCCGGGGCGGAGCCCCGGGGAACGGTGGAAGGGTGGGTCGGGGACGGCCCCCGCAGGGCTGCGCCGCTCATGGCGCGCCCGGGGGGAGGAAGGGGAGGCCCGACGGGGCGCCGGTCTCGATCAGGCGCAGCAGCGCGTCCGTGTCCGCGTGTTCCTCGATCAGGTCGCCGAGCAGATCGAGCTGCTCCTCCCGCAGGGAGGCGAACGAGGTGTCCGGGGCCGGGACGAAGCGGCGGCCCGCCGCCGAGGCGACCTCGCGGAGGAACGCCCGGCGGAAGCCGTCCGACTCCAGCGAGCCGTGCCAGTGCGTGCCCCACACCTCGCCGACCCGGCACCCGTCCAGGAAGGGGGTTCCGCCCAGGACTTCGGCCACGCCGTGGTGGATCTCGTACCCCTCCACCGGCTCGCCCAGCGCCGAACCGACCGGCCGGGCCAGGGTCTTCTCCCGCTCGAAGCGGACCCGTACGGGAAGCAGCCCGAGCCCCGGCACGGAGCCGGCCTTCGACTCGACCTCGTCCTCGATGTGTTCGCCCAGCACCTGGAACCCGCCGCAGATGCCCAGGACCGGCCGCCCCTCGGCGGCCCGCCGGGCCAGCGCGTCCGCCAGCCCCCGCTCGCGCAGCCAGGCCAGGGCCTTGACCGTGCCGCGGGTGCCGGGGACGACGACCAGGTCCGCGTCCGCCAGTTCCTCGGCCCGGTCCACGAACCGCACGACCACGCCGGGCTCCGCCGCGAGCGCGTCGACGTCCGTGAAGTTGGACATCAGCGGCACCGCGCAGACCGCGACCCGCAGCACGTCCCGGCCGACGGGCGGGGCGACCACGGATTCGCGTACCGCGCCCCGCAGGGAGACCCGCAGGCCGTCCTCCTCGTCGATGCCCAGCCCGTGCTGGAAGGGGAGCACGCCGTACGTGGCCCGCCCGGTGAGGCCGCGCAGCATCTCCATGCCCGGTTCCAGCAGGGTGACGTCACCGCGGAACTTGTTGACCAGGTAGCCCGCGATCAGCGACTGGTCCTCGGGGGAGAGCAGGGCCGTCGTACCGAAGAAGGACGCGAAGACCCCGCCCCGGTCGATGTCGCCGACGACGACCACCGGGAACCGCGCGGCCCGCGCGATGCCCATGTTCACGATGTCGGTCCGGCGCAGGTTGATCTCGGCCGGGCTGCCCGCCCCCTCGCAGATCACGGCGTCATACGTGCCCCGCAACTGCTCCAGGCAGTCCGTGACGATGCCGAGCAACTGCTCCTGACGCCCGCCGTGGTAGCCGCGGGCGCTCATCTCGCCCACCGGCTTGCCCAGCAGCACCACCTGGCTGCTGCGGTCGCTGCCGGGCTTGAGCAGCACCGGGTTCATCAGCGCGGTCGGCTCCACGCGGGCCGCCTGGGCCTGCATGGCCTGGGCGCGGCCGATCTCGGCGCCCTCCCTCGTCACGAAGGAGTTCAGCGACATGTTCTGCGCCTTGAACGGGGCGACCTTCACGCCCTGCCGGGCCAGCCACCGGCAGATGCCCGCCGTGACCACGCTCTTGCCCGCGTCCGAGGTCGTACCGGCGACGAGGAGCCCCCCGCCGCGCTTCGCTCCGCCGCTCATGCGCGCCGCCCCTTCTTCTTCGTCGTACGGGAGACCAGCGTCCGGGAGACCAGCGTCCGGGCGGCCACGCAGGCCCCCAGCGCCACCCACGTCACCTGGCGCGACAGTCGCACCGCGCGTTCGATGTCGGCGACCTCCACGGGCCGCCCGGCCGCACCGTTGAGCACGGCCCGGTGTTCGACCCGGCCCGCGTACGCCAGGGTCCCGCCCAGCCGTACGCCCAGCGCCCCGGCGAAGGAGGACTCCACGGGGCCCGCGTTGGGGCTCGGGTGCTTGGCGGCGTCCGCGCGCCAGGCCCGTACGGCTCCCCGCCGGTCGGGCCCGGCCAGTACGGCGGCCAGGGCAGTCAGCCGGGCGCCCGGCCAGCCGGCCACGTCGTCGAGCCGGGCCGAGGCCCAGCCGTAGCGCAGGTGGCGGGGGGACTTGTGGCCGACCATCGCGTCCAGGGTGTTCACGGCGCGGAAGGCCAGCAGCCCGGGGACGCCCGCGACGGCGCCCCACACGAGGGCGCCGACCACGGCGTCGGAGGTGTTCTCGGCGACCGATTCGACGACCGCGCGGGCCATCTGCTGCTCGTCCAGGGCCTGCGGGTCGCGCCCGCACAGGTGGGGCAGCCGCTCGCGGGCCACCTCGGCGTCCCCGGCGGCGAGCGCGCCGCCGATGGCGCGGGCCTCCCGGCCCAGCGAGGTGCCGCCCACGACGGCCCAGGTGGCGGCGGCGGTGAGAGCGATGCGGGCGGCCGCGGGGCGGGAGCGCACGGCGCGGGCGCCCAGCGCGCCGACGGCGGCGGCGCCTCCGGCGCACAGCAGGGTGTGCAGGGCGCCCCGGGCGCGGTCGTCGCGCCACAGGGCGCGTTCGACGGCGGCGGCGGCTCGTCCGAAGGCGGCCACGGGGTGCCCTCGGCGCGGATCCCCGAGGATCCGGTCGCCGATCAGGCCCGCCGTGACGCCGTACGCGAAGACGCGATCGGCACGCATGGTGGCAGGTATGTCCTCACTCAGGGTCCGCGCCCTGGTTCGACGTGTCCGGCGGCGAGAGTTCCTGGCTCCCGGCCGCACACGGCCAGAGGTCCGCGTGCGCCGGTGACAGTGGCGGGACCGCGCCGGATTCGCACCGGACTTCCTCTCCATGCCGCCGTATTGGCTCGGGCAGTCCACCACGCAGCGCGAAGGCCCGTCAACTCGCCGTTGACCTGCGGAGGGGTGGCGGGGGAGGGGGCGGGGCCGGGCCCGCGCGAAGGGGCAGGGGTACGTCCCGGGCCGGTCCGGGGCATGCGAAAGCTCCCTCCGGTACGAACCCGGAGGGAGCCTTCGTACGTGCCGTCCCGCGCCTCAGGCGACGATCAGGTAGATCCCGTAGGCCACGGCCGCCGCGCAGAGCGCGAAGCAGGCGTACGCACCGCTGCGGGCCAGGGTGGCGGCGCCGCCCTGTTCGGTGGCGGCCTCGTGCTTGGAGAGCCCCATCAGGCCCAGGGTGAACAGGGTCACCAGGATGACGGTGGCGGAGAGGCTGACCCCGAAGACGGAGCCGAGTGCTGCCCAGTCGATCTTCATACCGCTGAATCCTCTGTCGTTCTCGGGGTCAGACGGCCGCGGCCGGAGCCGCGGGAGTCGTCGTCGCGGAGGCCGGGATGGTGGCCCTGAGCTCATCGTCCGTCACCGCGGCGGTGCTGCCGGCGGCCGAGGCGGTCGGCGGGACGCTGACGGCCGCGATGGCCGTGGTGACGACACCCGGCTCCTGGGCGTCGGCCGTCCCGACCTCGTTGACGTTGGTGTGGTCGACGACCTGGCGGCGCGAGATCAGCCAGATGGCGACGCAGGAGCCGATCAGGAAGACCGTGACGCCGGCGATGCCGATGTCCCCGGTGCGCATGACCAGCTCGGCGCCGGCGGCCACCAGGGCCGCGGCCGGGAGGGTCAGGCCCCAGGCGATGAACATGCGGGTGGCGGTGGACCAGCGGACCACGCCACCCTTGCGTCCCAGACCCGAACCCATGACGGCGCCGGAGCACGCGTGGGTGGTGGAGAGGGAGAAGCCGAGGGAGGAGGAGGCCAGGATGACGCTGGCGGCCGAGGTCTGGGCGGCGAAGCCCTGCTGCGGCTGCAGGTCGGTCAGGCCCTTGCCCATGGTGCGGATGATGCGCCAGCCGCCCAGGTAGGTGCCCATCGCGATGGCCAGACCGGCGGAGACGATGACCCAGACCGGCGGGTTGGAGCCGGGGGAGAGGGCGCCGCCGGCGACGAGCGCCAGCGTGATGATGCCCATCGTCTTCTGCGCGTCGTTGGTGCCGTGCGCCAGCGAGACCAGACCCGCGGAGGCGATCTGACCGGCGCGGTAGCCCTTGGCCGAGGTCTTCTCACCCATGCCGTTGCCGACCTTGTACGTGACCTTCGTGGCCAGGTACGCGGCGAAGCCGGCGACCAGCGGCGCGGCGATCGCGGGGATCAGCACCTTGGTGACGACCACGCTGCCGTTGACGGCGCCCATGCCGGCGGAGGCCACGGCCGCACCGATCAGGCCGCCCATCAGGGCGTGCGAGGAACTGGAGGGCAGGCCGACCAGCCAGGTGACGAGGTTCCAGAGGATCGCGCCGACCAAGGCGGCGAAGATGACCTCCGGCTGGATGCCTTCCTCGTTGACCAGTCCCTTGGAGATCGTCTTGGCGACCTCCACGGACATGAAAGCGCCGACGAGGTTGAGCACGGCGGACATCGCCACCGCGGTCTTGGGCTTGAGGGCGCCGGTCGAGATGGTGGTGGCCATCGCGTTGGCCGTGTCGTGAAAACCGTTCGTGAAATCGAACACGAGAGCGGTGATGATCACGATCCCGAGGAGAAGCGTTATGTGCTCCATTTACCCAGGCTTCTGTTTGACGTCAGTGGTTCGTGGACCGTAGGCAACCTGGATGAACGGAAGGTGAACTGCCAGGGGTCATGCGGTGTATCGGTACGGCACCCCATCGGGACCTTCGTCCCGGGAAGGGCATTGATATGTCGATTAATGCACGTCACGGCGGGGTGTCCGCACGTTTCGGGGAGGGACTTCCGGTAGGGCCTGCTGTTCATCCGGAACCCCCGAAGAGACCTAGATCACCTTGCGCGCCACCCCTTCGGGGTGCCGGCCGGAACGATTCCCTCCGGTGGCCCGCCGACCCGTCCGCCTCGACACTGGAGCGGTGCGCACCGCTACCGCGACGGCAGCCGCCGTCACCACGACCCTGCTCGGCGCCGGCGCGGCCGCCGTCACCGCCGTCGCGCTCGCCGGCCGGTACGCCGCCGACGCGGCCCTGCGGACCGAGCCCGGCCGTCCGCTCCCCGGCAGCCCCCGGCTCAGCGTCCACTCCACCGCGGCCGGCCGGGTCGAGCTGACCCGCTCGCTGGCCTCCCTGGGCCCCGGCACCTACGGGCTCACCGCCCCCGGGGTGCACGCCGTCGTCGGGCCCGTCCTCCCCGATGCCCCGCACGGCCCCGACACCGTGGTGCGCCGCCTCGTCGCCGTCACCCACGGCAGCCTCGACCCCGGAACCCGCGTCACCCTCACCCCCACGGTCCACCTGGGAAACCCGGGCACCGCCCTCGGGCTGGACCACGCCGACGTGGACGTCCCCGGGGAGCTCGGGGCGCTGCCCGCCTGGTTCGTGCCCGCGGCCCGCGACACCTGGGTGATCACCGTCCACGGACTCGGCACCACCCGCGAGCACCCGATGGTGGTCATGCCCTTCCTCCACCGCAACAAGCTCCCCGTCCTGGACCTCGGGTACCGGGGCGACCTCGGCGCCCCCGAGTCGCC harbors:
- the cobC gene encoding Rv2231c family pyridoxal phosphate-dependent protein CobC, producing the protein MHEHGHEHGRGRGRERERGHEQHHEHHDGERVNLLGEYATQLVVGVGGRAGVSVAEVCALVEETLRGAGLASESVTALATVEGKVLEAGIAGAAERFGVPLLSYPAERLAAIPVPHPSDAAREAAGTASVAEAAALAGGGELLVPKRRSVAATCAVATAHTHDLRHHGDAEVSDGGAGLVDLAVNVRSHTPPQWLKDRIAASLDTLSAYPDGRAARAAVALRHGLPVERVLLTAGAAEAFVLIARALGAVRPVVVHPQFTEPEAALRDAGHRVERVVLRAADGFRLDPAAVPEDADLVVVGNPTNPTSVLHPAATLAALARPGRILVVDEAFMDAVPGEREALAGRTDVPGLVVLRSLTKTWGLAGLRIGYVLAEPGVIAKLAAAQPLWPVSTPALVAAEACVSPAALAEAEAAARQIAVDREHLLAGLAEFEEISVAGTAAGPFVLIRVEGAAEIRTRLRALGFAVRRGDTFPGLDRSWLRLAVRDRATTGRLLQALDLALAGTLTPR
- a CDS encoding ZIP family metal transporter; amino-acid sequence: MAVIVALGAFLMTLAGGWTAQRVTDRRHLVLGLAGGLMLGVVGLDLLPEAMHAAGDEVFGVPLALLLFVGGFLAAHCVERVLAVRQASHGGTNGDGPGDSGQRVPEVGLAAAAAMVGHSLADGVALGAAFQVGGGMGVAVALAVITHDFADGFNTYTLTRLYGNDRRKALLMLLADAAAPVVGAASTVLFTLPEEPLGAYLGFFGGVLLYLAAAEILPEAHHKHPALSTLMCTVGGVAGIWLVVGLAE
- a CDS encoding cobyrinate a,c-diamide synthase translates to MVTSFNVPRLVIAAPSSGSGKTTVATGLMAAFSERGLAVSPHKAGPDYIDPGYHALATGRPGRNLDAFMCGPDLVAPLFAHGADGCDLAVIEGVMGLYDGAAGRGELASTAQVAKLLRAPVVLVVDASSQSRSVAALVHGFASFDPQVRLGGVILNKVGSDRHEVMLREALEEAGMPVLGVLRRAPQVAAPSRHLGLVPVAERRADAVSSVAALADQVRAGCDLEALMALARTAPALTCEAWAPEQALLPHPAPSRNRALPGPGPQTPDGLENAAQRQNPASPAFEARGPGRSPGGGAAPVIAVAGGAAFTFSYAEHSELLRAAGAEVVTFDPLRDEALPPRTTGLVIGGGFPEVYAPELSANEPLRKAVAAFAAAGGPLAAECAGLLYLARSLDGKPMCGVLDADARMSERLTLGYREAVAVSDSVLAPAGTRLRGHEFHRTVIEPGAGSAPAWGFTHPERRVEGFVAGGVHASYLHTHWAAEPSVALRFAEAAAAHR
- the cobO gene encoding cob(I)yrinic acid a,c-diamide adenosyltransferase produces the protein MPQGQPSVVPDDGLTTRQRRNRPLVFVHTGPGKGKSTAAFGLALRAWNQGWPIGVFQFVKSAKWKVGEENALKVLGASGEGGSVVWHKMGEGWSWVQRDAQLDNEQAAKEGWEQVKRDLAAETHKLYVLDEFAYPMHWGWIDVDEVVEVLRNRPGTQHVVITGRNAPEKLVEFADLVTEMTKVKHPMDAGQKGQKGIEW
- a CDS encoding putative cobaltochelatase, whose amino-acid sequence is MSTPYPFTALVGQTDLRLALLLNAVSPAVGGVLVRGEKGTAKSTAVRALSTLLPQVDVVPGCRFSCAPTAADPACPDGPHEPGPAAARPARMVELPVGASEDRLVGALDIERALSEGVKAFEPGLLADAHRGILYVDEVNLLHDHLIDLLLDAAAMGASYVEREGVSVRHAARFLLVGTMNPEEGELRPQLLDRFGLTVEVAASREPLQRVEVVRRRLAYEDDPAGFAGRWSGDEQEVRARVVAARALLPKVRLGDTSLLQIAATCAGFEVDGMRADIVMARTSTALAAWAGRTEVRKEDVRQAALLALPHRRRRNPFDAPGLDEEMLDRILDGFPDEEPDPEPEPEPEGPGEGPQDDGPDGGGPDGGGGVPPQGSGPDAPETEAEPEAPAEPEQRPETQPSAQETEAAGPAEQAPVRAAEPFRTKMLSVPGLGEGASGRRSRARTAHGRTTGAQRPRGQLTKLHLAATVHAAAPHQKARGRTGRGLIVRKDDLRQATREGREGNLVLFLVDASGSMAARQRMSAVKGAVLSLLLDAYQRRDKVGLITFRGSSAELALPPTSSVDAAAARLENLPTGGRTPLGTGLLKAHEVLRIERLRDPSRRPLLVVVTDGRATSAGSVGGDPRELSARSARLLAAGGLASVVVDCESGPVRLGLAGALAADLGGPVVTLDGLRADSLAGLVKNVRTPSPTLRRAA
- a CDS encoding cobalamin biosynthesis protein, with protein sequence MRADRVFAYGVTAGLIGDRILGDPRRGHPVAAFGRAAAAVERALWRDDRARGALHTLLCAGGAAAVGALGARAVRSRPAAARIALTAAATWAVVGGTSLGREARAIGGALAAGDAEVARERLPHLCGRDPQALDEQQMARAVVESVAENTSDAVVGALVWGAVAGVPGLLAFRAVNTLDAMVGHKSPRHLRYGWASARLDDVAGWPGARLTALAAVLAGPDRRGAVRAWRADAAKHPSPNAGPVESSFAGALGVRLGGTLAYAGRVEHRAVLNGAAGRPVEVADIERAVRLSRQVTWVALGACVAARTLVSRTLVSRTTKKKGRRA
- a CDS encoding inorganic phosphate transporter gives rise to the protein MEHITLLLGIVIITALVFDFTNGFHDTANAMATTISTGALKPKTAVAMSAVLNLVGAFMSVEVAKTISKGLVNEEGIQPEVIFAALVGAILWNLVTWLVGLPSSSSHALMGGLIGAAVASAGMGAVNGSVVVTKVLIPAIAAPLVAGFAAYLATKVTYKVGNGMGEKTSAKGYRAGQIASAGLVSLAHGTNDAQKTMGIITLALVAGGALSPGSNPPVWVIVSAGLAIAMGTYLGGWRIIRTMGKGLTDLQPQQGFAAQTSAASVILASSSLGFSLSTTHACSGAVMGSGLGRKGGVVRWSTATRMFIAWGLTLPAAALVAAGAELVMRTGDIGIAGVTVFLIGSCVAIWLISRRQVVDHTNVNEVGTADAQEPGVVTTAIAAVSVPPTASAAGSTAAVTDDELRATIPASATTTPAAPAAAV